The proteins below are encoded in one region of Reichenbachiella sp. 5M10:
- a CDS encoding phosphatidylserine decarboxylase family protein, which yields MTIHKEGRKILFILLAVLFIINYVVSTYLPAQTLVQQMTLISSLLVYLLVLQFFRNPKFTIEIQDNMVLAPADGKVVVIENTVEGEYFKDERKQLSIFMSPLNVHVCRTPVGGVVKYFKYHAGKYLVAWHPKSSTENERTTMVVQNPTGTEVLVRQIAGAVARRIKWYAKENDQLVQGQEYGFIKFGSRLDVFLPLDAEIKVSLEQKTKGGRTVLAELK from the coding sequence ATGACTATACACAAGGAAGGCCGAAAAATACTCTTTATACTTCTTGCAGTACTATTTATCATCAACTATGTTGTGAGCACCTATTTGCCAGCTCAAACCTTAGTTCAGCAGATGACGCTTATCTCGAGCTTGCTTGTGTATTTGCTTGTATTGCAGTTTTTTAGAAACCCCAAATTTACGATTGAAATTCAAGACAACATGGTTTTGGCACCTGCTGATGGTAAAGTAGTCGTGATTGAAAATACAGTGGAGGGAGAGTATTTTAAGGATGAGCGCAAGCAGTTGTCTATCTTTATGTCTCCACTCAATGTCCATGTGTGTCGTACTCCAGTCGGAGGAGTGGTCAAGTACTTCAAATACCATGCAGGCAAATATCTCGTCGCGTGGCACCCAAAATCGAGCACCGAAAACGAGCGAACTACGATGGTAGTACAAAACCCTACTGGGACTGAAGTCTTAGTGAGGCAAATAGCGGGAGCTGTAGCCCGCCGTATCAAGTGGTACGCCAAAGAAAATGACCAGTTGGTACAAGGTCAGGAGTATGGCTTTATCAAGTTCGGCTCTCGGTTGGATGTGTTTTTGCCATTGGACGCAGAGATCAAAGTCTCGCTAGAGCAAAAGACCAAAGGAGGAAGGACAGTTCTTGCAGAGCTAAAATGA
- a CDS encoding pseudouridine synthase, which yields MQRKNRLSKPKTTTPKKTSIEYPVRINKYISNSGICSRRDADKLIQEGRIQINGTVVTELGMKVEQKDEVKFNGKVISPQNFVYVLLNKPKDYISTMEDPENRKTVMDLVKTACDERIYPVGRLDRNTTGLLLLTNDGELSQKMTHPSYKIKKIYQAELDKPLTSNHFEEIANGFTLDDGPVTVSDIAILDTTKKNIGLQIHIGRNRIVRRIFENFGYEVEKLDRTMYGSLTKKDLPRGKWRFLTDKEIILLKNLT from the coding sequence ATGCAACGAAAAAACAGGCTTTCAAAACCCAAAACCACTACTCCAAAAAAGACATCCATCGAATACCCGGTGAGAATCAATAAGTACATCTCCAACTCAGGAATCTGTTCGCGAAGAGATGCCGACAAGCTGATCCAGGAGGGTCGCATCCAAATCAATGGGACTGTCGTCACGGAACTTGGCATGAAAGTCGAGCAAAAAGATGAGGTCAAATTCAACGGCAAAGTGATCAGTCCGCAAAACTTCGTATACGTCTTGCTCAACAAGCCCAAAGACTACATCAGTACCATGGAAGATCCCGAAAACCGAAAAACGGTAATGGACTTGGTCAAAACAGCATGTGACGAACGCATTTACCCTGTCGGACGATTGGATAGAAATACCACAGGATTGCTACTCCTCACTAACGACGGTGAACTATCTCAAAAGATGACGCACCCCTCTTACAAAATCAAGAAAATTTATCAAGCAGAACTGGACAAGCCACTCACCTCCAACCATTTTGAGGAAATTGCCAACGGCTTTACCTTGGACGATGGTCCCGTAACCGTCAGTGATATTGCTATTTTGGATACCACCAAAAAGAACATCGGTTTGCAAATTCACATCGGTCGAAACCGTATCGTAAGACGTATCTTCGAAAATTTCGGCTATGAGGTAGAAAAGCTCGACCGTACCATGTACGGTTCCCTCACCAAAAAAGATCTCCCAAGAGGAAAATGGAGATTTTTGACGGACAAAGAAATTATCCTCCTCAAAAACCTAACCTAA
- the scpB gene encoding SMC-Scp complex subunit ScpB produces the protein MDFLSNHIEALIFCSPKPISDKELKDCLSEMFEAEVPLKDIEEAILALQDKYASDSYSFEPIQSGGGYQFLTKPAYQASIGILLKQQSKKRLSNSALETLSIIAYKQPVTKGDMEQIRGVNCDYSVQKLLEKELIEIKGKSETVGRPLLYGTSQNFIDYFGINSLSELPTLKDFEQKDNEIGESQE, from the coding sequence GTGGATTTTTTGTCCAACCATATTGAGGCGCTCATTTTTTGTTCGCCCAAACCCATCAGTGACAAAGAATTAAAAGACTGTTTGTCGGAGATGTTCGAAGCGGAGGTGCCCCTCAAAGATATAGAAGAGGCAATCTTGGCACTACAGGACAAATACGCCTCTGATTCCTATTCGTTTGAGCCAATCCAAAGCGGGGGAGGGTATCAGTTTCTAACCAAACCTGCTTATCAGGCCAGTATCGGCATACTGCTCAAACAACAGTCCAAAAAAAGACTATCCAATTCTGCACTCGAAACTCTCTCGATTATTGCCTACAAGCAACCAGTCACCAAAGGAGACATGGAGCAAATCCGTGGCGTAAATTGTGACTATTCTGTCCAAAAGCTACTCGAAAAAGAGCTCATCGAAATCAAAGGAAAATCCGAAACAGTGGGACGCCCCCTCCTCTACGGCACCAGCCAAAATTTCATCGATTACTTTGGCATCAATAGCCTCAGTGAATTACCCACACTCAAAGACTTTGAGCAGAAAGACAATGAGATCGGTGAATCTCAAGAATAA
- a CDS encoding TraR/DksA C4-type zinc finger protein, with protein sequence MSNGEKTRYSADELKEFETLINDKLEKAWNELNYIKQSLTKSKDSGTDSTFGNVKTLEDGADTAEKESLNQLAARQQKFITNLENALIRIKNGTYGICKESGKLISKERLKAVPHTTLSIDSKLKQNS encoded by the coding sequence ATGAGCAACGGAGAGAAAACCAGGTATTCCGCGGATGAGCTGAAAGAATTTGAAACCTTGATCAACGACAAACTAGAAAAAGCTTGGAACGAGCTTAACTACATCAAGCAGTCATTGACCAAGAGTAAAGATTCTGGTACTGACAGTACTTTCGGAAACGTAAAAACACTGGAAGATGGCGCGGATACTGCAGAAAAAGAAAGCTTGAATCAGCTCGCTGCAAGACAACAAAAGTTTATCACAAACTTGGAGAATGCCTTGATCAGAATCAAAAACGGAACCTATGGTATCTGCAAAGAAAGTGGAAAACTCATCAGCAAAGAGAGGCTGAAGGCTGTTCCACACACGACATTATCTATTGACTCCAAATTGAAGCAAAACAGTTAA
- a CDS encoding porin family protein yields the protein MNKQIMAYVATLILIVSAGPMARAQDVDAGVKGGMNFSTLIQNEIDDQDMRLGWQAGFYSKIRTGERFFVMPEILFSTKGVKYDYDVLGSSGDLKLNLYYIDVPVMFGFHLTEHLALEVGPYGSYLVDAGYKASGDDLNDQDDLDRDNFKSFDYGLAGGLSYQLESFMVGARYNYGLAEIAESDLADFTLENSRNSVAQLYVAFRLTD from the coding sequence ATGAATAAGCAAATCATGGCTTATGTAGCCACACTGATATTGATAGTCTCTGCGGGACCTATGGCCCGAGCACAAGATGTAGACGCAGGGGTAAAAGGAGGCATGAACTTCAGTACCCTCATTCAAAATGAAATAGACGACCAGGACATGCGTCTCGGCTGGCAAGCAGGTTTCTACTCCAAGATCCGAACTGGAGAACGATTCTTTGTCATGCCAGAAATCTTGTTTTCTACCAAAGGCGTCAAGTACGACTATGACGTATTGGGTTCTTCTGGAGACCTCAAACTCAACCTGTACTACATCGACGTACCCGTCATGTTTGGTTTTCATCTCACTGAACACCTGGCCCTCGAAGTTGGCCCCTATGGGTCCTATCTGGTAGACGCTGGGTACAAAGCCTCCGGCGATGATCTCAACGACCAAGATGACTTAGATAGAGACAATTTCAAGAGTTTCGATTACGGCCTAGCTGGAGGACTCAGCTATCAGCTCGAATCCTTCATGGTTGGTGCACGCTACAACTACGGTCTCGCAGAAATCGCGGAAAGCGACCTGGCTGACTTCACCCTCGAAAATTCAAGAAACTCCGTCGCACAACTCTATGTGGCCTTTCGTCTCACCGATTGA
- a CDS encoding YifB family Mg chelatase-like AAA ATPase, translating into MLAKTYGSAVYGVDAHLITIEVNIISGLHFFMVGLPDSAVKESEHRVESALKQNGYTMPRQKVIVNLAPADIKKEGSAYDLPIALGILRASDQIIIPAIEDYIIMGELALDGKIRPIKGALPIAIEARKKGFKGLILPKENASEAAIVDKVDIIGVETLPEAIGHLTGKALIQPLVYDTRDMFQSHINEYSADFANVQGQENIKRSLEIAAAGGHNVIMIGPPGAGKTMLAKRLPSILPPLSLQESLETTKIHSVSGHLKENSSLITTRPFRAPHHTISDVALVGGGGIPQPGEISLANNGVLFLDELPEFKRTVLEVMRQPLEERKVTISRAKISIEFPANFMLIASMNPCPCGYYNHPEKECACAPGVVQKYLNKVSGPLLDRIDLHVEVTPVSFDQLTEDRKSESSDEIRERVIEARLIQAERFKDHPEIFNNAMMNSQMVKAICQINQPGKALLKTAMEKLGLSARAYDRILKVSRTIADLAGKQDIQIEHLAEAIQYRSLDREGWAN; encoded by the coding sequence ATGCTCGCAAAAACATATGGCAGTGCCGTCTACGGCGTAGATGCTCACCTAATAACCATTGAAGTCAACATCATCTCTGGCCTCCACTTTTTCATGGTCGGACTGCCTGATTCAGCTGTCAAAGAAAGTGAACACCGAGTCGAATCAGCCCTCAAGCAAAATGGTTACACCATGCCTCGTCAAAAGGTCATCGTCAACCTCGCCCCAGCGGATATCAAAAAAGAAGGTTCTGCCTACGACTTACCCATCGCTCTGGGTATACTCCGTGCCTCAGACCAAATCATCATCCCTGCCATAGAGGATTACATCATCATGGGAGAACTAGCCCTTGATGGGAAAATCAGGCCTATCAAAGGCGCCCTACCCATAGCCATCGAAGCAAGGAAAAAAGGATTCAAAGGACTTATCCTGCCCAAAGAAAATGCCTCCGAAGCGGCCATTGTGGACAAAGTTGATATCATTGGAGTAGAAACACTCCCAGAAGCCATCGGACACTTGACTGGCAAAGCTCTAATACAACCTCTCGTCTATGACACGCGGGACATGTTTCAGTCTCATATCAACGAGTACAGTGCCGACTTTGCCAACGTACAAGGACAAGAAAACATCAAACGCTCCCTAGAAATCGCAGCAGCGGGAGGGCACAACGTCATCATGATTGGCCCCCCAGGAGCTGGCAAGACCATGTTGGCCAAACGCCTCCCATCCATACTCCCTCCTTTGTCTCTACAAGAGTCCCTAGAGACCACCAAGATACATTCGGTCTCAGGCCACCTCAAAGAAAACTCATCACTCATCACCACGCGCCCTTTTCGTGCCCCCCACCACACCATCAGTGATGTGGCCTTGGTAGGAGGGGGAGGCATCCCACAACCCGGCGAAATCTCACTTGCCAACAATGGTGTGCTATTTTTGGACGAGTTGCCGGAGTTCAAACGCACCGTACTTGAGGTAATGAGACAACCGTTAGAAGAACGAAAAGTCACCATATCACGCGCAAAAATTTCCATCGAATTCCCAGCCAACTTTATGCTGATTGCCAGCATGAATCCCTGTCCCTGTGGCTACTACAACCACCCCGAAAAAGAATGCGCCTGTGCACCAGGCGTAGTACAAAAGTACCTCAACAAAGTCAGCGGGCCTCTGCTCGACCGGATAGACCTCCATGTAGAAGTGACTCCTGTCTCCTTTGACCAACTGACCGAAGATCGAAAATCCGAAAGCAGCGATGAGATACGCGAACGTGTCATCGAAGCACGGCTCATCCAAGCCGAGCGCTTCAAAGATCACCCAGAGATATTCAACAACGCCATGATGAACTCCCAGATGGTCAAAGCCATCTGTCAAATCAATCAACCAGGCAAAGCACTGCTCAAAACAGCCATGGAAAAGCTCGGACTTTCCGCCAGAGCCTACGACCGGATACTTAAAGTCTCGCGAACAATTGCAGATCTGGCTGGCAAACAAGACATCCAAATCGAACACCTCGCCGAAGCGATCCAATACCGCAGCTTGGACCGAGAAGGCTGGGCTAATTAG
- the nth gene encoding endonuclease III — translation MNKKERYQFFIEHFSQHSPEAETELHYENPYQLIVAVALSAQCTDKRVNMVTPAIFETFPTPEALAQSNFDELFPYIRSISYPNNKTKHLLGMAKMLVEDFHSEVPSDIKDLQKLPGVGRKTANVIASVVFNQPTMAVDTHVFRVSKRLGLVTQTAKTPLEVEKQLVRHIPEEHVPKAHHWLILHGRYICLARKPKCNECSLTLMCRYYEKQVDKN, via the coding sequence ATGAACAAAAAGGAGCGGTATCAATTTTTCATAGAGCACTTCAGTCAACACAGCCCTGAAGCAGAAACAGAACTACACTACGAAAACCCCTACCAACTCATAGTAGCTGTAGCTCTCAGTGCCCAATGCACCGACAAGCGTGTCAACATGGTGACTCCAGCCATTTTCGAAACCTTCCCCACTCCCGAGGCACTCGCCCAATCGAATTTCGACGAATTGTTTCCCTATATACGATCGATTTCCTATCCCAACAACAAGACTAAACACCTGCTCGGTATGGCCAAAATGCTCGTCGAAGACTTTCATTCTGAAGTACCCTCCGACATCAAAGACCTCCAAAAACTACCCGGTGTAGGCCGCAAAACTGCCAATGTCATCGCGTCAGTGGTATTCAACCAACCAACCATGGCCGTAGATACTCATGTGTTTCGTGTATCCAAACGTCTTGGTCTAGTTACCCAAACTGCCAAGACCCCACTCGAAGTAGAAAAACAGCTCGTCCGCCATATTCCCGAAGAGCATGTCCCCAAAGCACACCACTGGCTGATTCTACATGGTCGCTACATTTGCTTGGCTAGAAAACCCAAGTGCAATGAATGCAGTTTGACACTTATGTGTCGCTATTATGAAAAACAAGTCGACAAGAATTAA
- a CDS encoding RNA polymerase sigma factor, with translation MNNVGVSDSLLVSHYKNGNETAFEELVSRHKSRVFTTIYLIVKDKYVAEDLLQDTFIKVIRTIKTGKYNEEGKFLPWVLRIAHNLAIDFFRKEKRYPKIVMEDGSGVFNTLDFAESSVESEHIKQDTNALLKTLVQELPETQKEVLIMRHYMQMSFQDIAETTQVSINTALGRMRYALINLRKKMQKLNIDYDQSVYRN, from the coding sequence ATGAATAATGTAGGTGTCAGTGATAGCCTATTGGTGTCACATTACAAAAACGGAAACGAAACAGCATTTGAAGAATTAGTGTCACGGCACAAATCGCGTGTATTTACTACCATATATCTGATCGTCAAAGACAAATATGTCGCTGAAGACTTGCTTCAAGACACATTTATCAAAGTAATACGTACGATCAAAACAGGTAAATACAATGAAGAAGGGAAGTTTCTACCATGGGTACTAAGAATCGCACACAATCTAGCGATTGACTTTTTCAGAAAAGAAAAGCGCTACCCAAAAATTGTAATGGAAGATGGAAGTGGTGTGTTCAATACACTCGATTTTGCCGAAAGTTCGGTAGAATCAGAACACATCAAACAAGATACCAATGCCCTTTTGAAAACACTGGTACAAGAATTGCCAGAAACTCAAAAGGAGGTGCTCATCATGAGGCACTACATGCAAATGAGTTTTCAGGATATCGCTGAAACTACCCAGGTCAGTATCAACACTGCACTCGGACGCATGCGATATGCTTTGATTAATTTGCGCAAGAAAATGCAAAAATTGAATATTGACTATGATCAATCTGTCTACCGAAACTGA
- a CDS encoding DUF427 domain-containing protein: protein MKAIWNEQVLAQSDDTLVVENNHYFPIESIHSEFFTKSDTHTTCPWKGQASYYTIEVKGEINVDAAWYYPDASKLAKPIEGYVAFWNGVNVVD, encoded by the coding sequence ATGAAAGCAATCTGGAACGAACAAGTTTTGGCACAAAGTGATGACACTCTGGTGGTGGAGAACAACCACTATTTTCCTATTGAATCTATTCACTCGGAGTTTTTCACGAAAAGTGATACACATACTACCTGTCCATGGAAGGGTCAGGCGAGCTATTATACAATAGAGGTGAAGGGTGAGATCAATGTGGATGCAGCCTGGTACTACCCTGATGCGTCTAAACTTGCCAAGCCCATCGAAGGGTATGTGGCGTTTTGGAATGGGGTGAATGTAGTGGATTAG
- a CDS encoding aminotransferase class V-fold PLP-dependent enzyme: MKCQKKKFQLNKKYAYLNCAYMAPLSKTVEKAGRIGLSKKRQPNRITPDDFFHDVETIQTLYAQLIHSPDKNRITLIPSASYGIANVVHNLPIHKADNVILAGGQFPSNVYPWVQSCQAHQAELRIIEAPDTTVHRGKLWNERLLEAIDTNTRVVALGHVHWADGSLFDLLAFRKRCDEVGAALIIDGTQSIGALPFDVQEIRPDALIVAGYKWLLGPYSSGIAYYGEIFDQGTPIEQNWINRIDSQNFAELVNYQEDYQAGAVRYGVGEKSNFILNPMIIAALKQVLRWQPVQIQSYCQQLIAPAITEIKEMGLYLEDPGHRASHLFGIQIPEHKITTLNQSLKTHRVSASMRGSFLRVSPHLYNDARDINKLLQALKTIQ; this comes from the coding sequence ATGAAGTGTCAAAAGAAGAAGTTTCAACTCAATAAAAAGTATGCCTACCTCAATTGCGCATACATGGCTCCTCTGTCAAAAACAGTAGAAAAAGCAGGGCGCATAGGCCTATCCAAAAAACGACAACCCAACCGCATCACACCGGACGACTTCTTTCACGACGTAGAGACAATTCAAACCCTCTATGCACAACTCATACATTCCCCTGACAAAAACCGCATCACCCTAATCCCCTCAGCCTCCTACGGAATCGCCAATGTAGTACACAACCTCCCCATCCACAAAGCCGACAATGTCATCCTCGCTGGCGGCCAGTTTCCCAGCAATGTATACCCGTGGGTCCAATCTTGTCAAGCCCATCAAGCAGAACTACGCATCATCGAAGCGCCAGACACTACCGTTCACCGGGGCAAACTTTGGAACGAAAGATTATTGGAAGCCATAGATACCAACACACGTGTAGTAGCCTTAGGGCACGTACACTGGGCAGACGGCTCCCTATTTGATTTGTTGGCATTTCGTAAACGCTGTGACGAAGTAGGAGCGGCCCTTATCATCGATGGGACACAATCCATCGGCGCTCTCCCCTTCGATGTACAAGAGATTCGCCCCGATGCGCTCATTGTCGCTGGGTACAAATGGCTTCTTGGTCCCTACAGCTCAGGAATCGCCTATTATGGAGAAATATTCGATCAAGGCACACCTATCGAACAAAACTGGATCAACCGAATCGATAGTCAGAATTTCGCCGAGCTAGTCAACTACCAAGAAGACTATCAAGCCGGAGCAGTACGCTACGGCGTGGGAGAAAAAAGCAACTTCATCCTCAACCCCATGATCATCGCCGCACTCAAACAAGTCCTACGATGGCAACCCGTCCAAATACAAAGCTATTGTCAGCAACTCATAGCACCCGCCATCACCGAAATCAAAGAGATGGGCCTATATCTCGAAGACCCCGGCCACCGAGCTAGTCACCTATTTGGTATCCAAATTCCCGAGCACAAAATCACTACCCTCAACCAATCCCTCAAAACACATCGTGTCAGTGCTTCCATGAGAGGCTCCTTCTTGAGAGTATCGCCACACCTATACAACGACGCCCGAGATATCAACAAACTCCTGCAAGCACTGAAAACAATCCAATAG
- a CDS encoding Rieske (2Fe-2S) protein: protein MTKILLFDSKGKAEKIVGLHKIVKLQIDDVRFCLTRNGENYFAFEEKCPHMSEDLSKGRINPYGEVVCPWHDYRFSLATGEETKNRCVDLKRYAVFWEEGGLYVEI from the coding sequence ATGACGAAAATACTCTTATTCGATAGCAAAGGCAAAGCAGAGAAGATCGTGGGGCTTCACAAAATTGTCAAGTTGCAAATTGATGATGTGCGGTTTTGTTTGACAAGGAATGGCGAGAACTATTTTGCCTTTGAAGAGAAATGTCCACACATGAGTGAGGATTTGAGCAAGGGGAGAATCAACCCCTACGGGGAGGTCGTCTGTCCTTGGCATGACTACCGTTTTAGTTTGGCCACCGGAGAAGAAACTAAGAATAGATGTGTAGACTTGAAAAGGTACGCTGTGTTTTGGGAGGAAGGAGGGCTTTATGTTGAAATTTGA
- a CDS encoding polysaccharide lyase, with translation MVWLLKHGVSLSVLYLLSLNVYSQRIYSTSFEGWPNHKEYTKACLKADGFKLNWTDGFDQARVIIDSSISHSGHNSIRVQYPKGGVGPSQTGAQAALHFDGKKNVYASYWLYFSDNFDWGGKHEGGKLPGLAGNKNCSGGQHCDGTNGFTARLMWRTNGKAVLYLYHMDKPGKYGEDIPLMIEDKQVVFEKEKWYHITERVKINSGNKKNGEIEIWVNGQQVLSKTGLRFVNDGSLIDNFYFSTFHGGAGQDWAPDADCYIWFDDLVVSTRKADVLD, from the coding sequence ATGGTTTGGCTGCTCAAACACGGGGTTTCGCTCAGCGTACTTTACCTCCTGTCTCTCAATGTATATTCCCAGCGGATCTATTCCACAAGCTTCGAAGGGTGGCCAAACCACAAAGAATACACCAAGGCCTGTCTAAAAGCAGACGGATTCAAACTGAACTGGACCGATGGCTTTGATCAAGCAAGAGTGATCATAGATAGTAGCATATCTCACTCGGGGCACAATTCGATTCGTGTCCAATACCCTAAAGGTGGAGTAGGCCCTTCTCAAACAGGAGCGCAAGCAGCCTTGCATTTTGACGGAAAGAAAAACGTCTATGCTTCCTACTGGCTCTACTTCAGCGACAACTTTGATTGGGGAGGAAAGCACGAAGGAGGGAAACTGCCCGGCCTAGCCGGAAACAAAAACTGCAGCGGCGGACAACACTGCGATGGTACCAATGGCTTCACCGCTCGCCTCATGTGGCGAACAAATGGAAAGGCAGTACTCTATCTCTACCATATGGACAAACCTGGCAAATATGGCGAAGACATCCCCCTCATGATAGAGGACAAACAAGTGGTATTTGAAAAAGAAAAATGGTACCACATCACAGAACGTGTAAAAATCAACTCTGGAAATAAGAAAAACGGCGAGATAGAAATATGGGTCAATGGACAGCAAGTGTTAAGCAAGACGGGCCTACGCTTTGTGAACGACGGCAGCCTCATTGACAACTTCTATTTCTCAACATTTCATGGAGGAGCAGGACAGGATTGGGCGCCTGATGCAGATTGCTACATCTGGTTTGATGACTTGGTCGTCTCAACCCGAAAAGCGGATGTACTAGACTGA
- a CDS encoding aminopeptidase P N-terminal domain-containing protein, which translates to MKHLALASLILLNFVSLAQKPTDYLSSEFHAERRAALRKKMPENSVAVVFSGPVRNRANDVNYVYHQDPNFYYLTGHREPHAVLLVFKDEQKVKGKKFDEIIFVREHNALMELYEGGRLGQEGAKEVLAIDAAFEGTQFGKFNLDFSKFDKVLFYDFENDVRDTNEEGDLYDLIAQFKEKIGYNQGELMVEAQPNNLDVALLDFFMTELREIKTEDELDLLRKAINISAIGQVEVMKAMQPGMSETEVQGMHEFIYKKYRAEYEGYPSIVGAGHNGCVLHYIDNYKPAIEDGELILMDLGAEYHGYTADVTRTIPVNGTFSPEQKLIYDIVYDAQQAAADSCKAGLPFYKLYDITAEIVNNRLVELGLYKSTSEKDIVNPETGRNRYYPHGCCHHIGLDVHDKGIYDLLQPNMVITIEPGIYIPEGSPTDPKWWNIPVRIEDDYLVTEDGCENLSIRAPRKAEEIEKTMAEPSVFTDYVLPDID; encoded by the coding sequence ATGAAACATCTCGCTCTCGCTTCACTTATCCTCCTAAATTTTGTCTCCCTTGCTCAGAAGCCTACAGACTACTTGTCCAGTGAGTTTCACGCAGAACGCCGCGCCGCACTAAGAAAAAAAATGCCTGAAAACTCCGTCGCTGTGGTATTCTCTGGACCCGTCCGCAACCGAGCCAATGACGTCAACTATGTCTACCATCAAGACCCCAACTTCTACTACCTCACAGGTCATCGCGAGCCCCATGCCGTCTTGTTGGTTTTCAAAGACGAACAAAAAGTCAAGGGCAAAAAGTTTGATGAAATCATCTTCGTCAGAGAACACAACGCACTCATGGAGCTCTACGAAGGGGGAAGGCTAGGACAAGAAGGAGCCAAAGAAGTCCTAGCCATCGATGCGGCATTCGAAGGAACCCAGTTCGGCAAATTCAACCTAGACTTCTCGAAATTTGACAAGGTCTTATTCTATGATTTTGAAAACGATGTAAGAGACACCAACGAAGAAGGAGATCTCTACGACCTCATCGCGCAGTTCAAAGAAAAGATAGGCTACAATCAGGGCGAACTAATGGTCGAAGCACAACCCAACAATCTGGACGTTGCTCTCTTGGATTTTTTCATGACCGAATTGAGAGAAATCAAAACCGAAGATGAACTCGACCTCCTCCGCAAAGCCATCAATATATCTGCCATCGGCCAAGTAGAAGTCATGAAAGCCATGCAGCCGGGTATGTCAGAGACCGAAGTACAGGGCATGCATGAATTCATCTACAAAAAGTACCGCGCTGAATACGAAGGCTACCCTAGTATCGTCGGTGCTGGACACAACGGATGCGTCCTTCACTACATCGACAACTACAAACCAGCCATCGAGGATGGCGAACTCATACTCATGGATCTGGGGGCTGAATACCATGGCTATACGGCTGACGTCACACGTACCATCCCTGTCAACGGTACTTTTAGTCCTGAACAAAAACTAATCTACGATATCGTATACGATGCACAACAAGCAGCGGCCGATTCCTGCAAAGCTGGCTTACCTTTCTACAAACTCTATGACATCACCGCTGAGATTGTCAACAATAGACTTGTCGAGCTCGGCCTTTACAAAAGCACCAGTGAAAAAGACATCGTAAACCCAGAAACTGGGCGCAACCGCTACTATCCTCACGGCTGCTGCCATCACATCGGATTAGATGTCCATGACAAAGGGATTTATGACCTCCTCCAGCCCAACATGGTCATCACAATCGAACCCGGCATCTATATCCCAGAAGGCAGTCCTACCGATCCAAAATGGTGGAACATACCTGTTCGCATAGAGGATGACTACCTCGTCACCGAAGACGGTTGTGAAAACCTATCCATTCGTGCCCCACGAAAAGCCGAAGAAATCGAAAAAACCATGGCTGAGCCCAGTGTCTTTACGGACTACGTCCTTCCAGATATAGACTAA